One Gimesia aquarii DNA segment encodes these proteins:
- a CDS encoding O-acetylhomoserine aminocarboxypropyltransferase/cysteine synthase family protein, which yields MDAEALKLATLCLHGGQEPDGTTNSRAVPIYQTTSYTFNDTDHAARLFGLQEFGNIYTRLMNPTCDVLEKRLALLEGGSGALAVASGQAAESLAILNIVESGQNIVSSSSLYGGTYNLFHYTFPKFGIKTNFVDQSDPENFKKAIDDNTRCIYVEAIGNPRCDIPDFEAISKIAHDAGIPLIVDTTLASPALLRAFEYGADIVVASCTKFIGGHGTSIGGIIIEKGGFPWDNGKFPGLTEPDPSYHGLKFYETFGGMNIAYILKIRVQLLRDLGPAMSPFNAFQFLQGLETLHLRMERHSQNAMAVAQFLESHPKVSWVNYCGLESHPSFKMAQKYLPNGCGAVFGFGIQGDTPEQQQSNGVKLINNVKLFSHLANVGDSKSLIIHPSSTTHQQLTPEEQLSSGVTPDFVRLSVGTEDQADLINDLKQALDQI from the coding sequence ATGGATGCCGAAGCATTGAAATTAGCAACTCTCTGTCTACATGGTGGCCAGGAACCAGATGGTACAACAAACTCACGGGCTGTTCCCATTTATCAGACAACTTCTTACACTTTCAACGACACTGATCACGCGGCCAGACTTTTTGGCCTTCAGGAATTCGGGAATATTTATACGCGGCTGATGAATCCGACGTGTGATGTCTTGGAAAAGCGACTAGCCTTACTGGAAGGTGGTTCTGGAGCTTTAGCCGTCGCTTCCGGGCAAGCTGCTGAGTCACTCGCGATTCTTAACATTGTGGAATCTGGACAGAACATTGTCTCTTCGTCCAGTTTGTATGGGGGAACATATAATCTGTTCCATTACACCTTTCCAAAATTCGGTATCAAAACCAATTTTGTGGACCAGAGTGATCCTGAAAACTTCAAAAAAGCAATCGATGACAATACCCGATGTATTTATGTAGAAGCAATTGGTAACCCGCGCTGTGATATTCCCGATTTTGAAGCCATTTCTAAAATCGCTCATGATGCAGGGATCCCGTTAATTGTTGATACAACCTTGGCGTCGCCTGCATTGTTACGAGCTTTTGAGTACGGCGCAGATATTGTGGTTGCTTCTTGCACAAAATTCATTGGCGGTCACGGTACTTCGATTGGCGGTATTATTATTGAAAAAGGCGGCTTTCCTTGGGATAACGGAAAATTCCCTGGCTTGACCGAACCCGACCCCAGCTATCACGGTCTTAAATTTTATGAGACATTCGGAGGGATGAATATCGCTTATATTCTCAAAATTCGCGTACAATTACTCCGCGATTTGGGACCGGCAATGAGTCCTTTTAATGCGTTCCAGTTCTTACAAGGCTTAGAAACTCTCCATCTGAGAATGGAACGTCATAGCCAGAATGCGATGGCAGTCGCTCAGTTTCTGGAAAGTCATCCTAAAGTTTCCTGGGTGAACTACTGTGGTCTCGAATCACATCCTTCATTCAAAATGGCGCAAAAGTATTTACCCAATGGATGTGGTGCCGTATTTGGATTTGGAATTCAAGGCGACACACCGGAGCAACAACAGTCGAATGGAGTTAAACTGATCAATAACGTAAAATTGTTCTCCCATCTGGCAAATGTGGGCGATAGTAAATCTCTGATCATTCACCCCTCCAGTACAACGCATCAACAATTGACTCCAGAAGAACAATTAAGTTCGGGAGTCACGCCCGATTTTGTGCGGTTATCGGTGGGAACAGAAGATCAAGCAGACTTAATAAACGACTTGAAGCAAGCTTTGGATCAGATCTAA